A part of Amycolatopsis lurida genomic DNA contains:
- a CDS encoding aldehyde dehydrogenase (NADP(+)) produces MPEPGKEGSMKQIESAAEISGEWAATDPKTRTAVLTGVADALDAAGPSLIELADAETRLGTKRLTGELARTTFQLRLLAAESGSYHDVRIDRPDPSWPPGPRPELRRYRTAVGPVLVFAASNFPFAFSVAGGDTASAWVAGCPVVVKAHPGHPELSRRTASVVVEALGRWGALLGLVEGEAAGVEALRHPAIAAAAFTGSVAGGLALARIAAERPVPIPFHGELGSVNPVIVLPGAARSRAEELAAGYAGSLTLGNGQFCTNPGLVFVPSDSPFVGLVAERLREVPAAPFLNDRVASGFHTGAERLVAIPGMREVVRGPGAQLLEVALEDFVPEAAEECFGPLGVVVRYSCLSDVLPVLAALPGQLTTTVHALPEEAPDVEALRPVLADRSGRILWGGWPTGVAVTAAMQHGGPFPATTSPASTSVGTAAVERFLRPVSYQDWPSHLLPEPLRDDNPWDVPQRVS; encoded by the coding sequence ATTCCGGAACCCGGAAAGGAAGGAAGCATGAAGCAGATCGAGAGTGCGGCGGAGATCTCCGGCGAATGGGCCGCGACCGACCCGAAGACGCGCACGGCGGTGCTCACCGGCGTCGCCGACGCGCTGGACGCGGCCGGTCCGTCCCTGATCGAGCTCGCCGACGCCGAGACCCGGCTGGGGACGAAGCGGCTGACCGGCGAACTGGCCCGCACGACGTTCCAGCTGAGGCTGCTCGCGGCCGAAAGCGGCTCGTACCACGACGTCCGGATCGACCGGCCCGATCCGTCGTGGCCGCCCGGTCCCCGGCCGGAGCTGCGCCGGTACCGCACCGCGGTCGGTCCGGTCCTGGTGTTCGCCGCGAGCAACTTCCCGTTCGCGTTCAGCGTGGCGGGCGGGGACACCGCGTCGGCGTGGGTGGCCGGATGCCCGGTGGTGGTCAAGGCCCATCCCGGACACCCGGAGTTGTCCCGCAGGACGGCTTCGGTCGTGGTGGAGGCCCTCGGCCGCTGGGGCGCGCTCCTGGGCCTCGTCGAAGGGGAAGCCGCGGGCGTGGAAGCGCTGCGTCATCCGGCGATCGCGGCCGCCGCGTTCACCGGGTCCGTGGCGGGCGGGCTCGCGCTGGCGCGGATCGCGGCCGAGCGGCCGGTCCCGATCCCGTTCCACGGCGAGCTCGGCAGCGTCAACCCGGTGATCGTCCTGCCCGGCGCGGCACGCTCGCGGGCGGAGGAACTGGCGGCGGGCTACGCCGGTTCGCTGACGCTGGGAAACGGTCAGTTCTGCACGAATCCCGGCCTGGTGTTCGTGCCGTCGGACAGCCCGTTCGTGGGTCTCGTCGCCGAACGGCTGCGCGAGGTGCCGGCCGCGCCGTTCTTGAACGACCGCGTCGCGTCCGGCTTCCACACCGGTGCCGAGCGGCTGGTCGCGATCCCCGGCATGCGCGAGGTCGTCCGTGGGCCCGGCGCCCAGTTGCTCGAAGTCGCCCTGGAGGACTTCGTGCCGGAAGCGGCTGAAGAGTGCTTCGGCCCGCTGGGCGTGGTGGTGCGGTACTCGTGCCTTTCCGACGTCCTGCCGGTGCTGGCGGCCCTGCCCGGCCAGCTCACGACGACTGTGCACGCGCTCCCCGAAGAGGCCCCCGACGTCGAGGCGCTGCGCCCGGTACTGGCCGACCGCAGCGGGCGGATCCTGTGGGGTGGCTGGCCGACCGGGGTCGCGGTGACCGCCGCGATGCAGCACGGCGGACCGTTTCCGGCGACGACGTCACCGGCGTCGACCTCGGTCGGGACCGCGGCGGTGGAACGTTTCCTGCGGCCGGTGTCCTATCAGGACTGGCCGTCGCACCTGCTGCCGGAACCGCTGCGGGACGACAACCCTTGGGACGTCCCGCAGCGCGTCTCCTGA
- a CDS encoding proline racemase family protein has translation MRSIRSITAVDSHTEGMPTRVVTGGIGVIPGDTMAERRRYFMEHLDHLRQFLMNEPRGHSAMSGAILQPPARPDADWGVVYIEVSGCLPMCGHGTIGVATVLVETGMVEVTEPTTVVRLDTPAGLVHAEVEVLDGRAVRVKLRNVASFLAERDAVVEVRGFGEVRYDLAYGGNFYAILELSQVDIPFDRAEKDRILAAGLDIMAAINDQRPPKHPADPLIGGCKHVQFLAPGSDARASRNAMAIHPGWFDRSPCGTGTSARMAQLHARGELPLHTPFENSSFIGTTFTGELVAETTVGGVPAVVPEFSGRAWITGNATYLLDPDDPFPAGFVL, from the coding sequence GTGCGGTCTATCCGGTCGATCACCGCCGTCGATTCGCATACGGAGGGTATGCCGACCCGGGTGGTGACCGGTGGGATCGGCGTCATCCCCGGCGACACGATGGCCGAACGCCGCCGGTACTTCATGGAGCACCTGGACCACCTGCGGCAGTTCCTGATGAACGAGCCGCGCGGCCATTCGGCGATGAGCGGCGCGATCCTGCAGCCGCCCGCCCGGCCGGACGCCGACTGGGGCGTGGTGTACATCGAGGTGTCCGGCTGCCTGCCGATGTGCGGGCACGGCACGATCGGCGTGGCGACCGTGCTGGTGGAGACCGGCATGGTCGAGGTGACCGAACCGACGACCGTCGTGCGCCTGGACACCCCCGCCGGGCTCGTACACGCCGAAGTCGAGGTCCTGGACGGCCGCGCGGTCCGCGTCAAACTTCGCAACGTCGCGTCCTTCCTCGCCGAGCGAGACGCCGTCGTCGAGGTGCGCGGCTTCGGTGAGGTGCGTTACGACCTGGCCTACGGTGGAAACTTCTACGCCATCCTCGAACTGTCCCAAGTGGACATCCCGTTCGATCGGGCGGAGAAGGACCGGATCCTCGCCGCGGGGCTGGACATCATGGCGGCGATCAACGACCAGCGCCCGCCGAAGCATCCCGCCGATCCGCTGATCGGCGGCTGCAAACACGTCCAGTTCCTCGCTCCGGGGTCGGATGCCCGTGCTTCGCGGAACGCGATGGCGATCCACCCGGGCTGGTTCGACCGGTCGCCCTGCGGCACCGGCACTTCGGCCCGGATGGCCCAGCTCCACGCCCGCGGCGAGCTGCCGTTGCACACGCCGTTCGAGAACAGCTCGTTCATCGGCACCACCTTCACCGGCGAACTCGTCGCCGAGACCACCGTCGGCGGCGTTCCCGCCGTGGTGCCGGAGTTCTCCGGACGGGCCTGGATCACCGGCAACGCCACCTACCTGCTCGATCCGGACGACCCGTTCCCCGCGGGCTTCGTCCTCTGA
- a CDS encoding dihydrodipicolinate synthase family protein translates to MSTPDLGGVVVATALPYRADASAPAGLAVDYDAYAAHCRWLVDNGCRGVGPNGSLGEYSSLTDEERRRVARTAIETVGEDGIVVVGVHGPGSHQAKYWAEVAAEDGADGLLCLPPTMYRANHGEVLAHFEAVASVGLPVMVYNNPIDTKVDLTPALLAEIARIDNVVAVKEFSGDVRRVLEIREQAPGLDVISGADDVVLESLLMGAIGWFAGFPNVFPAESVRLFDLARSGKLEEARALYEPLVAAFRWDSRTEFVQAIKLGMDLVGRYGGPCRPPRGPLTEEHREQVTADMRRALASLGVA, encoded by the coding sequence ATGAGCACCCCCGACCTCGGTGGCGTCGTCGTCGCGACCGCCCTCCCGTACCGGGCGGACGCTTCGGCCCCCGCCGGGCTGGCCGTGGACTACGACGCCTACGCCGCGCACTGCCGATGGCTGGTCGACAACGGCTGCCGGGGCGTCGGCCCGAACGGCTCGCTCGGCGAATACTCGTCGCTGACCGACGAGGAACGCCGTCGCGTCGCCCGCACCGCGATCGAAACCGTCGGTGAGGACGGGATCGTCGTCGTCGGCGTGCACGGCCCCGGATCGCACCAGGCCAAGTACTGGGCCGAGGTCGCCGCCGAGGACGGCGCGGATGGCCTGCTGTGCCTGCCACCCACGATGTACCGGGCGAACCACGGCGAGGTGCTCGCCCATTTCGAAGCGGTGGCGTCGGTCGGGTTGCCGGTGATGGTCTACAACAACCCCATCGACACCAAGGTCGACCTCACGCCCGCCCTGCTCGCCGAGATCGCGCGGATCGACAACGTGGTCGCGGTCAAGGAGTTCTCCGGGGACGTCCGGCGGGTACTGGAGATCCGCGAACAGGCGCCGGGGCTGGACGTGATCAGCGGCGCCGACGACGTCGTGCTGGAAAGCCTGCTGATGGGTGCGATAGGCTGGTTCGCCGGCTTCCCCAACGTGTTCCCCGCCGAATCGGTGCGCCTGTTCGACCTGGCCCGGTCCGGAAAACTCGAAGAGGCCAGGGCGCTCTACGAGCCGCTGGTGGCCGCTTTCCGCTGGGACTCGCGCACCGAGTTCGTCCAGGCGATCAAACTCGGGATGGACCTCGTCGGCCGCTACGGCGGGCCGTGCCGTCCGCCGCGGGGGCCGCTGACCGAGGAACACCGCGAGCAGGTCACCGCCGACATGCGCCGCGCGCTCGCCTCGCTGGGGGTGGCGTAG
- a CDS encoding NAD(P)/FAD-dependent oxidoreductase, translated as MNVVIVGAGPAGLAAAEHALRAGAQVTVLDQAETPGGQYHRMLPEAYAARRPERGRHGWAEFDRRRRALSHPRCRWWPGSTVWAFDRAEKTVHVLRGQSDGKGRRRLTLAPDALILATGAHDRTLPFPGWELPGVYTAGAAQALAKGERVAIGERVLVAGAGPFLLPVAESLLGVGAEVVAVLEANPFSTVRKGWSSRPWRLAAHAGKAGELARYAATLARHRVPYRMGRAVIEARGADRVREVVTAQVRADWSIVPRTEWTYEVDAVCVGHGFVPQPELAVAAGCVLDEGFVRVDAAQRTTVDGVFAAGEITGIGGAVTAAAEGAVAGCVAAGGEPSPELIRARDRALTFAGRLATAHPIGAAWRSWLREDTIICRCEETTYGALTRAAEDPARPGSHAVKLGTRAGLGPCQGRVCGPTVSELCGGTERHHRPIVQPIRLGELAARTEGDPE; from the coding sequence CAGGTCACGGTGCTGGACCAGGCGGAGACCCCCGGCGGCCAGTACCACCGGATGCTCCCCGAGGCGTACGCGGCGCGGCGTCCGGAGCGGGGCCGGCACGGATGGGCGGAGTTCGACCGGCGGCGCCGGGCGCTCTCGCATCCGCGATGCCGGTGGTGGCCCGGATCCACCGTCTGGGCGTTCGACCGCGCGGAGAAGACGGTGCACGTCCTGCGCGGGCAGTCGGACGGAAAGGGACGCCGGCGGCTGACCCTCGCCCCGGACGCGCTGATCCTGGCGACCGGCGCGCACGACCGCACCTTGCCGTTCCCCGGCTGGGAACTGCCCGGCGTGTACACCGCGGGCGCGGCGCAGGCGCTGGCGAAGGGAGAGCGGGTCGCGATCGGCGAGCGGGTCCTCGTCGCCGGGGCCGGGCCGTTCCTGCTGCCGGTCGCGGAATCGTTGCTGGGCGTCGGGGCCGAGGTGGTCGCGGTCCTGGAGGCGAACCCGTTCTCGACCGTCCGAAAAGGATGGTCGTCCCGGCCGTGGCGCCTGGCCGCCCACGCGGGGAAGGCCGGTGAGCTGGCTCGATACGCCGCGACGCTGGCCCGGCATCGGGTCCCGTACCGGATGGGCAGGGCGGTGATCGAGGCGCGCGGCGCGGACCGCGTCCGCGAGGTCGTGACCGCGCAGGTCCGCGCCGACTGGTCGATCGTCCCCCGCACCGAGTGGACCTACGAGGTGGACGCGGTCTGCGTCGGCCACGGTTTCGTCCCGCAGCCGGAACTCGCGGTCGCCGCGGGCTGCGTCCTGGACGAGGGGTTCGTACGGGTCGACGCCGCGCAACGGACCACAGTGGACGGTGTCTTCGCCGCGGGAGAGATCACCGGGATCGGTGGCGCGGTCACCGCCGCGGCCGAGGGCGCGGTGGCCGGATGCGTCGCCGCCGGGGGTGAGCCGTCACCCGAGCTGATCCGCGCCCGAGACCGTGCCCTCACCTTCGCCGGACGCCTCGCCACGGCCCACCCGATCGGCGCGGCCTGGCGAAGCTGGCTGCGCGAAGACACCATCATTTGCCGCTGCGAGGAAACCACGTACGGCGCCTTGACGCGTGCGGCCGAGGACCCGGCCCGTCCCGGCTCGCACGCAGTGAAACTCGGCACCCGGGCCGGCCTCGGCCCGTGCCAGGGCCGCGTCTGCGGGCCGACCGTGTCCGAACTTTGCGGTGGCACCGAACGGCACCACCGCCCGATCGTCCAGCCGATCCGGCTGGGCGAACTCGCCGCCCGAACCGAAGGAGACCCTGAATGA